The sequence AGCATGAACCCGTCCCGGAAAATGTCTCGCAATAAGAACTCACCGCCCGGGAACCGCGCTGCCCGGCGAATTGGTGGAAACAGAAGTTGCGGCCGAATATTCTTATCGCTTGGAGCTTTCCCCAAACGGCAGCATCATCAGCCCATGAAATCAGCTGCCATGGGAACGCGCATCATCGATACCAGCAAACATATTTTCTCCTGCAGTTCGCCCGAAGGCTCCGCCCGCATCCCCGAGGAGTTGGGAAAGCTCGGAGAAGTGCGCTCCGGCGCCTTTTGAAGCACATCCTCGAATCGATCCACCCACATGCCGGCCCAACTGGACAAAGCCCATTGCTGGCACCCATTCACCCCTCAGGGCGAATGGTGCGCGCCGGGGCACGATCCCCTGATGATCGTCCGTGCGGAAGGCGTCTGGCTTCATGATGCGGAGGGTGGGCGATACCTCGACGGGAATTCCTCCATCTGGACGAACATCCACGGCCACTGCCGCCCGGAGATCGCGGCGGCCATCGCCGAACAGGCGGCCACGCTCGACCATTCCTCCTACCTCGGCCTCGGCCACCCGCTGGCTTCCGAGCTTGCTGCAAAACTTGTTTCCTATTTCCCCGCAAACTCACTGGAGCGGGTCTTCTTCTCCGACAACGGCTCGACCGCCGTGGAGGCCGCCCTGAAAATGTCGCTCCAGTCCCGCATGCAGACGGGCGAGGAAAAACGGACACGCTTCCTCGCCTTCGACAACGCCTACCATGGCGACACCCTCGGGGCCGCCTCGCTGGGCGGCGTGAACCGCTTCTTTTCCCGCTTCCGCAGCTACGGATTCGAAACGGAATTCCTCTCTTCCCTCCACGTCCTGGAATCCACGGATCCATCCACCGTGACGGCGGTCGTCATCGAGCCCCTCATCCAGGGCGTGAACGAAATGCGTCCCTGGCCACCCGGGATGCTCGCCCAATTGGGGGCATGGACATCGGCTAACGGCATCCACCTCATCCTCGACGAGGTCATGACAGGCTTCGGCCGCACCGGAGCCATGTTCGCCTGCCAGCGGGAAAACGTGATCCCGGATTTCCTCTGCCTCGCAAAAGGCCTAACCGGCGGCACCGTCCCCCTCGCAGCGACGCTCACGACGGATGCCGTTTACCGAACCTTCCTTGGCGGCAGGGAAAACGCATTCTACTATGGGCATAGTTACACGGCAAACCCTATCGGCTGCGCCGCCGCCCTCGCTTCCCTGGATCTCTTCGAGACAGACCGCACCCTCGAATCCATGCCCGAAAAAATTGCCGCCCTGGCCGGATCCCTCGCCGCCCTCCGCAAGCACCCCGCCGTCAAGGAAATCCGCCAATGCGGCCTCATCGCCGGCATCGAGCTGCACGATGGCATGGGCGAAACCGCCGCCACCGCCGCCCGCCGCCACGGACTCGTCACCCGCAACATCCTCAATACCATCGTGCTCATGCCTCCGCTCTGCATCACACCGGATGAGATCCGCTTCGCCTGCGAGGCGATCGGCAAAGGCATTGCCTTCGCACATGATCGCATTTCCCATCCGATCCATCCCGAAGAATGAAAACCACCGCCATCCTCGTCGCCGCCGGATCCAGCAGCCGCATGGGCTTCGACAAGCTCGCCGCCCCCCTCTCAGGCAAGCCCGTCCTCGCCCACACGCTCGATGCATTCCTCACCTGCCATGAAATCACGGAAATCATCGTGGTTTGTCCGGAAAAGCGTTTCTCCGAGCTGCTCGATCCGGCCACCTTCTGCAAACCCGTCCGCCGCATCGATGGCGGCACCGCCCGCCACCTCTCCGTCGCCAACGGCCTCGCCGCCGTCTCCCCGGATGCGGAGCTCGTCGCCGTCCACGACGCCGCCCGCCCCCTCGTCTCCCAAGCCGACATCCTCGCCACCATCGCCGCCGCCCAGGAACACGGAGCGGCATCCCTCGCCCGCCGTGTCACCGAGACCCTGAAACGCTCCGACGGAAACGATTTCACCACAGCCCCCGTCCCCCGTGAAAACCTCTGGTTCATGGAAACCCCGCAGATCTTCCACGCCGATCTCATCCGCTCCGCCTACGAGCGCATCCTGGAAAGCGACATCGAGGTCACCGACGAAAGCTCCGCCATCGAGGCCTACGGCGGAAAGGTGAAGCTCGTCCCCTCCACCTCGCCCAACCCCAAGATCACCACCCCCGCCGACCTCGCCGGAATCGTTCCGAAATTAGATTCTTCCACCGATCACTGATCACTTGGCACTTGGCACGGTTGGAAGCTAGGCTTCCAACCGTGCCCGCCACCTACTCCACACACGATCTTCCCGGCGGCCCGCGCCTTGCCCATGCCCATCTCCCGGAATCCGAGTGCGCCGCTCTCTCGATCTACCTCCCCGTCGGCTCCCGCGACGAAACCGGCAACATCCCCGCAGGCCTCGCGCATTTCTCAGAGCACATGGCGTTCAAGGGCACGAAGACCCGCTCGGCGAAACAACTGACCCTCGCCATCGAGTCCGGCGGCGGCCAGGCGAACGCCTGCACCTCGGAGGATCACACCGTTTACGAAGCCCAGGGCGAGGCGGAGCTCATGCCCGTCCTCATCGAAGTCCTCGCAGACATGGTCTGGCACTCCACCTTCCCGGAAAACGAGATAAACCTGGAGCGCGACGTCATCGGCGAGGAAATCACCATGATCCGCGAGTCGCCCTCCGACCACATCGGCGATCTGCTCGCCTCCGCCCTCTGGCCGGAACACCCCCTCGGCCAATCCATCTCCGGCTCGGTCGAATCCATAGAGAAAATCACCCGCTCCGGCCTCGTGAATTTCGCGAAGCAGCACCATTTCCGCAACGACCTCGTCATCGCCACCGCCGGCCCGATGGATGCCGATGAAATCCTCTCCGCACTCATCCCCCTCCTACCGAAAAAGTTCAGGAAACCGCCCCTGCGCCTCGGCTACACTCCTTCTTCCTCCCGGGAAATCATCGAGAACCGACCAACCGACCAACTCCAGCTCGCCCTCGCCTGGCACACCCCCGGCCGCCGCGCTGAAGAGCGCCATGCCCTGCGCCTGCTCTCACTCATCCTCGGCGAGTCCTCCTCCTCCCGCCTCTTCACCGAGCTGCGCGAGGAACGCGGCCTCTGCTACCAGGTAGGATCGGAGACATCCCTTTTCCACGAAACCGGAGCCCTCCAGATCGTCGCGGGCCTCGACCCCGACTCCCGCGAGGAATCCCTCGAAACCATTTTCAAGGAAACCGCAGACCTAGTCGCAAACGGCCCCCGCCCCGGCGAGCTCGAACGCGCCAAGCGCCTCGCCATCTCCCAATCCAAGCTCGCCTTCGAGTCCACTTCCTCCCACACCGCATGGGCCGGGGAAGGGCTCCTGTTTTTCAACCACATCCCCTCGCCGCAGGAAGCCCGGGAGAATCTCCTCGCCGTCACCGACGAGCAGATCCAGTCCATCGCCGCACAGATCTTTTCTCAAAACCCCGCGACTGCAGAGATCCGATCTTAGGAAAGCCGTCCTTCCAGGCGGCAGCAAAGCACCCAGCAAAATCCAGCCGCCTGGGAGGGCGGCTTTCCTTACTCGACAAGCCCGCGCCTCATGCCAAACTCTCCCGATGGAAATCATCGCGATCAAGCGCCCTCTGGAATCGGAGGGCATCCCGCCCCTGATCGAGGATCCCGAGGTGGCCATGGAAGTTTTCGCGGAGATACTCAAACGAGGAGCCATGTTTTACCCGGATGCCGATGACACTTCACAAGGACATCAGAGAATTCATCGAATTGTGCCTCTCGCGGAGAGTTGATTTTCTCCTCGTCGGCGGATACGCGCTCGCCTTCCACGGAGCGCCCCGTTTCACCGAGGACATCGACCTGATGGTGCTCGTATCGCCCGAAAACGCCGACAAGCTATTTGGTGTGCTCGAAACGTTCGGATTCGGAAGCGCCGGCATCACGCGGGAGGACTTCCTCGATGCCGGGCAGGTGATCCAGCTAGGCCGTGCCCCGAACCGCATCGACCTGCTCACCGGCATCAGCGGGGTCACATGGGACGAGGCATGGTCTTCCCGCGTCCCAATATCCCTCGACGGCTTTCCAATCCATGCCATCGGAAAGGAGCAACTCATCCGCAACAAGCAAGCCACCGGACGCCCACAGGATCTTGCGGATCTCGCACGCCTTCGGAAAGGCCAGCCCAACAATTGAATGCGGGGCTAGAGAGAAGCGCCCGGAACTTCCGGATGCCGGCGGAGCTTAATCGCACATGGTTTTCCGATTGCTGCTTGCCCTCACCCTAACCGCTGCCGCACACGATGTCGGCGGCAAAGGCCACCTCCACACCGCGCCCCAGCACATCGAAAAGCCGCGCATTGAGGACACCATCCAGGCCAACATTTACGCGGACAACTGGTTCGCCCTCTACATCAACGGCCAGCTTGTCGCCACCGACCCTATCCCTTTCATCCCGCATAACGTCGTCACCCTCGACATACTGCCGGAGTATCCCATGACGATCGCTGTCATGGCGCGCGACAATGCCGATCCCAAGACCGGCATGGAGTATGACAACACCAGCATTGGCGACGGCGGTTTCATCCTGAAATTCTCCGATGGCACCGTCACCACCGCATCATGGAAGGCGAAGGACTTCTTCCACGGCCCCATCAACTCGGACACCGCGAACCCGAAAGTCCGTGCAACCCCCATCCCGGAAAACTGGTTCGCCACCGACTTCGACGACTCTTCATGGGCGAATGCGAAGGAATTCACCGAACAGGAGATCGACCCGAAAAAGCCCTACTTCGACCATGATTTCAAAGGGGCGAAATGGATCTGGAGCGACGACCTCAAGCTCGATAACACAGTCATCTTCCGCACCCGGATCGCATCCGCTCCGGACGGCCGCAAGGCGAATCCAAACTGGCCAAAGGGACATATCCTCCCATCGGCAAGCTCCGCCCCTTTCCTAACTGCAGGCATCCAGGCACCCCATGATTTTTCGCACCGCCTCGATCCCTCCGCTCCGCCGCAAGCCAAGGCCTTCGCGCCTTTTGCCGAGTCGCTTGAGATCAAATGGGACGAGCGTTTCGTCATCGTCGGCACGAATTCGCTGCCCGATCACCCGATGATGAAAGGCATCACAGCATGGAACCAGCAGGTTCCCCTTCCCCAGGATTTCTTCGGTGAAAACGCATGGCACATCCCGCTCCATCCCGTCCCCTCGCCCAGCCCGGTCTCTGCGAAAACAAGCCTCTTCAAGGGAGCCATCGCCGTAGCAATCAACGGGGTTCCGATTTTCAACCCGATCAAGCAGGACGGCCGCACCGACACCAAGCTCGCCGGGGAACTCGATGAATACGGCGGCCATGCCGGACGCGCCGATGATTACCATTACCACCTCCCGCCCACTTTCCTGAGCAGGCTCGTCGGCGACACCCAGCCGATCGGCTTCGCAATGGACGGCTACCCGCTCTATGGCTTCAACGAACCCGACGGATCACCCGCCAAGGATCTCGATGCCTTCAACGGCCACGAACACGGCGTCCTCGGCTACCACTACCACTCCAGCTTAAACTACCCCTACCTCAACGGCGGGCTGAAAGGCCAGGTCGAGATCCGCGACGACCAGGTGGCCGACCAACCCCGCACCCAAGGCATCCGTCCCTACACCCAGCCCCTGCGCGGCGCGGCGATCACGGATTTTAGCAATCCGGAAGAGGGGCGCTACTCGCTCACCTACGAGCTCGGAGGGAAATCCCACCGCATCGACTACAGCACCAAACCGGAAGGCGGAGCCGACTTCGCATTCGTCGCGCCCGACGGCACCACGACCAAGGAATCCTACACACCGCACCAGCGCCGACCCGATGGTGAAAAGGGCGAAAGAAAACCGGGGGAAAAAGGCAAACGCCCACGTGACCGCCCCGAAGAACCGCGTGGAAAAGAGCAGGCGGGAGACGCACCGCGCACCCCATGGATCCTCGTCCACGCGCCGGAAATCGACGCCAACAAGGACGGCACCCTCACACTTGAAGAACTTCTCGCCGATGTAAAAGCGGTCTTCGATGGCTACGATGCGGACAAGGACGGTCACCTTACAGAACCCGGAATGACCCAAGGGAAAAGCGGCGTCCACTCCGCCCTGGACGGCTTCGTCAGGCAACACAACCTTGAGATGGACAGTGACGATGACTCCAAGGTCTCCGCCGCCGAAATGACAGGGCAATTCAAGCGGTTCCTGGACAAGAATGACGCCAACGGCGACGGGAAACTCAGCCCCGATGAGCTCAAGGTGGAAGGCGAAATCAAGCCGCGCTTACCGGATAAAAAGACACCCGCACAGCCGGATTCACCCAAGCCCCAATCATCCATCGGCAAGGGCAAACCCAACGTCATTTTCATCCTCATCGACGACATGGGCTGGAACGATGTCGGCTTCGCCGGAAACAAATCCATCGAAACCCCGAACATCGCCAAACTCGCCGCCGAGGGCATGCGTTTCAGCGCGGCCTACGCGCCGTCACCGGTCTGCTCGCCGACACGGATCAGCCTCCAGACAGGCATGAGCTGCGCGCGCCTCCAATGGACAAAAGCCTCCCCCGTGATGACCGCCACCGATGGCTACAAGCTCATCCCGCCGGCCCACAGAAGATCAATACGCGAGGACGAGACCACGGTCGCGGAACTCCTGAAAACCGCCGGCTACGCGACAGCCCACTACGGAAAGTGGCACTTGAACGGAGGCGGTCCGGAAAAACACGGCTACGACGAAAGCGACGGGGAAACGAGCAACGGCGACGCCGCACAGTTCAAGGGCGACAACCCGGTTGATATCGTGGGCATGGGCACACGCGCTGCCGCGTTCATGAAGAAATCGCACGAAGCCGGGAAGCCGTTCTTCATCCAGATGTCCTACCACGCCCTGCATTACCCGGAGAACGCGAACCCTAAAAGTGTCGAAAAATTCAAAGCGCTTCTTCCGAATGCCCCCGCGCACATCGTCCAGCGCGCCGCCATCACCTATGACCTCGACGCAGGCATAGGACAGATCCTCAAGGATCTCGACACCCTCGACCTCGCGAAAAACACTTGGGTGATTTACATGTCCGACAACGGAGCCGGAGGGAGCAAGGGTGGAAAAGGCGGTGGCAGGAGCATCCAGGGCGGAAAAGGCAGCCTCTGGGAAGGCGGCATCCGCGTCCCGCTGATCATCCGCGGCCCGGGAGTGGCTCCGGACAGCTGGTGCCACGGGCGGGTTGTCGGCTTCGATCTTTTCCCGACCTTCTGCGGACTCGCCGGGGTCACCGAACTGCCCAAGGACATCGATGGAGGCTCCATCCTTCCGCAGCTCAGAGGTTCGCAGGAGCCCGTGAAACGCCCCCGCGAGGAACTCGTCTTCCATTTCCCCCACTACCAGGGGGACACCCCGCATTCCGCCATCTACCTCGGCGATTTCAAGCTCATCCACTTCTACGAAACCGGCGAGAACAAGCTCTTCAACATCAGGGACGACATTGGGGAAAAGAGCGACATCTCAAAGGAAATGCCCGACAAGACAGCCGGGCTCTCGGCAAAGCTCAGCGCCTGCCTCACCGAGGTGAAGGCACAGCTCCCAACGGAGAACCCGCAGGCCGTTCCGGGAAAAATTCACACTGGTGAAAAGGGCGACAAGAAGGAAGGCAAAGGGAAAAAGCGCAAGTAGGATTCGACAGCCCGGCGGGGATCACTAAAAAGGATGCGATTCCCACCGAAGTGACCTTTCCATGCCTTTCCGCCCCTTCACATCCGTCCACTACATCACACTCGCCGTTGGCTTTGCGATCACGGCGCTGGTGATCCTTTGCGCGAAGCGGTCGGAGAAAAACGAGCGCTTTGCCACCGCGATCCTGGCGTTCCTGAACCTCTCCGCCTACCCCTTCGCCCTCTTCGCATGGCACAACCACCCCCGCGCCCTCGATAACGTCCTGCCGCTCCACCTCTGCGACCTTGCTGCCATCGTGGCGGGCTTCGCGCTTTTTACGAGAAAGCCTTTCCTCCTCACCCTCACCTACTTCTGGGGGCTCGCCGCCACTCTCCAGGCACTCCTCACCCCCGCCATCACCATCGGGCCTCCTTCCCTTCCCTTCATCCATTTCTTCGTCCAGCACTTCGCCATCGTCGCCGCCGCACTCTACATCCCGCTCGTCCTGAAATGGCGGCCGGAGGCGCCTTGGTGGAAATCGCCGCTCAAGGTTTTCGGGATCTCCGTCGCCTACCAAGGGGTCGCCCTGCTTGTCAACATGGCCCTGAAAACCAACTTCGCCTTCGCCTCCCGCCCACCGGACAACCCCTCCCTCATCGACCACCTCGGGCCGTGGCCGGTTTACCTGTTCGCGATGCAAGGCCTGGCGTTTGTCCTGTTCATCCTGCTCGCACTGCCTTTCAAAACCGGTAGGCCCGAGCCGTGAAAGCCCGCACCGCACCAATCCCCCCCCTTGCCTTTGCCGACTGGGCGGGTAGGTTCCTAACACATGAAAACCACCTTCTTGCTCCTGATGCCCGTCTTTGCGCTCGTTTCCTGCGCACCCTCCCTCCCCTCGACAGGATTTCTCGGAGAGGATGACAAGAAGCTGACCGCCGACAAAAGCCTGCCTTTCCAGAGATCCTGGCGGAAGGCCGATGCGGATCTCAGCAAATATTCGAAGATCGAAGTCGTGCCCATCAGGACCGACAAACTCCGCTCCCTCGACAACAGCCTCAACGCCGTGAATTTCCGTAACATCGGGGACCAGTATTCCAAAGACGTGGCCAAGCTTGCGGACGGCACGACGGAAGCTTTCAGGAAAGAACTCGACGAACTCCCGGGACGCAGTGCCACCATCGTTTCCAAGCCTTCGAAATCCCGCAACACGCTGGTTCTTGAAACGAATCTCGTGGAGGCGATTCCCGGGCGCCCTTCGGCGAAAATCGCGAACCTTGCGGTCCCTCTTGTCGGGATCCTCAGTCAGCCCTCGATCGCCATAGAGGGTCGCCTCCGGGACGCAAGATCGGGGGAAACCCTGCTTGCCTTCGCGGACAACGAAACCCCGGAAGCGAGCATCATCGATGCGCAAAGCTTCACTTTCTACGGCACCCTCCGCCGCGAGGCGGAAAAGTGGGCTTCCCAGCTCGCGGAAATCATCGAAGGCTCGACGGATGTGAAAGACCCCTTCTTTTTCAGGCCGGTTGACTGGTGAAATCGAATCTATCTTCAGGCCTGATCCTCCTGAATGATCGGAGTTTTTCTGATCGTATCCCGGAGCCATCCGCCACAATCTCCTGCATGCTCTCCATACTCACATGCCGCAGCAAGTTGCCCTGGCTGATCATTTCCCTCGCTTCCTCCCTATCCGCATTCGCCGTCACTGACGAGCCCCCCCCGAAAACAGAAGGCACAGCCAACCCCGAAGCCATCCCTGCGGAAACCTCGGAAGAAGCCATTCTCTCCACCATCCAATACCCGCAGGAAATGGAAGCGAAGCTTTTCGCCCGCGAGCCCAACGTCCAGGATCCCACCGCTATCACCTTCGACGGGCAGAACCGACTCTACATCGCCGAGACACACCGCTTCGAGCGCGGCGTGGAGGACAACCGCCGCAACCCATGGGTCGCCGACGACTACCAGCTCACCACCACCGCCGGGCGTCTGGAGATGTACAAGAAATACGCGGATAAGAAACCGCTCTCCTATTTCACCGAATACTCGGAGAAAATCCGCGTGGTCGAGGATCGCGACGGCGATGGCAAAGCCGACCACTCCCAGATCTTCGCGGACGGCTTCAACGATCCGCTGGATGGCACGGCGGCGGGCGTGATGGAGCTCGACGGCAAAATCTACTTCGCCTGCATCCCGCACGTCTGGCTGTTAGAGGATACCGATGGTGATCTCGCCGCAGACAACCGCGAGTCCCTGCAGGAAGGCTACGGCATTTCCGTGAGCCTCAGCGGCCACGACCTCAACGGCTTCGTCCTCGGCCCCGACAACCGCATCTACTTCACCATCGGCGACAGAGGCTACAACCTCAAAACCAAGGACGGCCGCCACCTCTACAGCCAGTACGAGGGCGCCGTGTTCCGCATGGAGCGCGATGGCAGCGGGCTGGAGGTGATCCACACGGGTTTGCGCAACCCCAAGGAGGTCGCGTTCGATCGCTACGGGAACCTGTTTTCCGTCGATAACGAGGCTGACATGCAGGACATGGCCCGCGTCGTTGATGTCGTGGAAGGCGCCCACTCCGGCTGGCAGCGCGGCCACCAGGCGTTCCAGAAATTCACGAACCTGATCTACGGCACCAGCCGCCACGATACGAACTGGATGAGGGAACGCCACTGGGATCCAGACAGCGAGCTCCGCCCGCGCGCCATACTCGCCCCGGCCGGATGGGTCGCCAAGGGACCCTCCGGCCTCGCCTACAACCCCGGCACCGGCCTCGCGGAAAAATGGGACAACCATTTCTTCGTCTGCGATTTCGTCGGCGCGAACAGCGCGGTGATCGGTTTCCGCATGGAGCCGAACGGCGCGGGCTTCAAGGTTGAGAAGAAGGAAAATTTTGTCTCCGGGATGCTCTGCACGGACATCGAGTTCGGCTACGACAGCAAGGCTTACGTCACCGATTATGTCGGCAGCTGGCCCACGCATGGATTCGGAAACGTCTTCACCTTCGAGGATCCGAAGGAAACCGCGAAGCCGGAGACCAAGGAAGTCCGCGGAATTTTCGCGAAAGGTTTCAACAAGCTGCCCGCACAGGAACTCGCCGGCCTCCTCCGCCATCCCGACATGCGCGTCCGCCTCCGCGCCCAGGTCGCCCTTTCTGATGATGTCCAGAACCGCGACCTCCTCCTCGCAGCCACCGCCTCAACCGAGCCCCTCACCACCCGCCTCCACGGTGTCTGGGGGCTGGGGAACCTCGCCCGGCTCAAAAAGGACACGCAATCGGCGGAACAACTCGCCGCACTCTGCTCGGATGATGACTCCAAGGTGCGCGGCCAAGCCGTCAAGGCGCTGGGGGACTCCGGCCACCGGGAAGACCTCGATGCCATTCTTGGATGCCTCGCCGATTCCGACCTCCGCACCCGCATGCTCGCGGCGATCGCCACCGGAAAGCTCGGCACCAGGTCACAGATTCCCATACTGATGGCTGTCGCGAAGGACAACGACGACAGGGACGAATACCTCCGCCACGGCGTCGTACAGGGATTGATCGGGATCGGGGATGCGGATCTGGTCCATGCCTTTGCCAACAGCGAGTCCCCCGCCATCCGCCGTGCGGTGGTGCTCGCCCTACGCCGCTTCGGCGACGGCCGCATCGGCCATTTCCTCAAGGACACGGATCTCTCCATCGCCGTCGAAACCGTGCAGGCGATCAACGACAATTACATCGAGGGCGCCCGCCAAGACCTCGCCGCCGCAACCCACCTCCTCGGCAAATCCACATGGGCCGTCGATCTGCGCATCCTCAACGCCATGATCCGCGCCGGGGGCGATGACAATGCCCGCCGCCTCATCGAGGTCGCATCTAACAAATCGCTTTCCGAAAACGCCCGCACTGAGGCGCTCTGGCTGCTCGGTCGTTTCGAGAAATCACCGCCCACCGATCCGACCACCGGCATGTATCGCCCCATCAAAGGGCAGCAGCCGCTGGGCAAGGAAGTCCGTGGGGAAATCCACGACGCATTGCTTCCGCTGCTCGCCAACAGCACAGGCAACCTGCTTGTCGAAGCCCTCGGCCTAGCCGGGAAATTCGGCGTTGAAATCCCCACCAAAACCCTCATGGGTCAGCTCACCGGCGCGAAAAACCCCTTGCAGGTCAGGCTCGCCGCACTGGGGAAACTCGAAAAGGAAAAGCCCTCCGGTTTCACAGAAACCCTTGTTGGATTGACCGCTGACAGCGATCCCAAGATGCGCGCCGCCGCACTTCAAGCGCTCGGGCGCATCTCCCCGGAAGAGGCCTTCGGGGTGATTGGGAACATCCTTGCCTCGGGGGAACCCTCCGATCAGCAGCTCGCCATCGCCTTGCTCGGAACGCTCGCCCATCCGCAGGCACCTGCCACCCTCCTCAACCTGATGCAGGATCTGAAGAACCAGCCGCCCGCCATCCACCTCGACATCATCGAGGCCGCAACGAAACACGGCGGCCCCGAGCTCGATATGGCGGTTGCGGATCATGAGGCGGGCATCGACAAGGGCGATCCCCTCGCGGCCTTCCAAGTCGCACTGGAAGGCGGCAACCCGGAGAACGGTAGAAGCATTTTCTTCAACAACGGCTCAGCCAACTGCCGCCAGTGCCATAAGGTCGGCGAGCGCGGAGGCGATGCCGGCCCGAACATGGCAGGGATAGGCGGCCGCCACGAATCCGCCTACATCCTGGAGTCCATCGTCAACCCCAGCGCCAAGCTCGCGGCAGGATATTCCGCCATCGCGGTGACCATGAAGGGCGGGAAAATCGTCGCCGGCCTGCTGGTGAGCGAGAACGAGGACGAGGTCGTCGTCAGGAACATGGAGACAAACGAGGAAACCGTCTGCAAGCGCACGGACATCGTCTCCATACCGCCAGCCATTTCCACCATGCCCCCCATGGGCCTGATCCTGAAAAAGACCGAGATCCGGGATCTGGTGGCCTTCCTGTCCTCGCTGAAGTAACCGGCCTCTGGTTTTTGCTCGCGCCGTGTGGAGGAAGGCTCAGAACCATTCCTTTTTGCCGACCACATACGTCTTCACGAACTCGGAATCCGTCTTGGTCAGGTAAAGGATGCCTTCGATGAGTCCCACGATGCCGACGGCCATGGT comes from Akkermansiaceae bacterium and encodes:
- a CDS encoding HEAT repeat domain-containing protein, giving the protein MLSILTCRSKLPWLIISLASSLSAFAVTDEPPPKTEGTANPEAIPAETSEEAILSTIQYPQEMEAKLFAREPNVQDPTAITFDGQNRLYIAETHRFERGVEDNRRNPWVADDYQLTTTAGRLEMYKKYADKKPLSYFTEYSEKIRVVEDRDGDGKADHSQIFADGFNDPLDGTAAGVMELDGKIYFACIPHVWLLEDTDGDLAADNRESLQEGYGISVSLSGHDLNGFVLGPDNRIYFTIGDRGYNLKTKDGRHLYSQYEGAVFRMERDGSGLEVIHTGLRNPKEVAFDRYGNLFSVDNEADMQDMARVVDVVEGAHSGWQRGHQAFQKFTNLIYGTSRHDTNWMRERHWDPDSELRPRAILAPAGWVAKGPSGLAYNPGTGLAEKWDNHFFVCDFVGANSAVIGFRMEPNGAGFKVEKKENFVSGMLCTDIEFGYDSKAYVTDYVGSWPTHGFGNVFTFEDPKETAKPETKEVRGIFAKGFNKLPAQELAGLLRHPDMRVRLRAQVALSDDVQNRDLLLAATASTEPLTTRLHGVWGLGNLARLKKDTQSAEQLAALCSDDDSKVRGQAVKALGDSGHREDLDAILGCLADSDLRTRMLAAIATGKLGTRSQIPILMAVAKDNDDRDEYLRHGVVQGLIGIGDADLVHAFANSESPAIRRAVVLALRRFGDGRIGHFLKDTDLSIAVETVQAINDNYIEGARQDLAAATHLLGKSTWAVDLRILNAMIRAGGDDNARRLIEVASNKSLSENARTEALWLLGRFEKSPPTDPTTGMYRPIKGQQPLGKEVRGEIHDALLPLLANSTGNLLVEALGLAGKFGVEIPTKTLMGQLTGAKNPLQVRLAALGKLEKEKPSGFTETLVGLTADSDPKMRAAALQALGRISPEEAFGVIGNILASGEPSDQQLAIALLGTLAHPQAPATLLNLMQDLKNQPPAIHLDIIEAATKHGGPELDMAVADHEAGIDKGDPLAAFQVALEGGNPENGRSIFFNNGSANCRQCHKVGERGGDAGPNMAGIGGRHESAYILESIVNPSAKLAAGYSAIAVTMKGGKIVAGLLVSENEDEVVVRNMETNEETVCKRTDIVSIPPAISTMPPMGLILKKTEIRDLVAFLSSLK